The region ATCGCTTAAAGCGAGCATAGCAGTCTTCTTCGCTGCACTAGGGCACATCTTATCTATCAGATTACTCTTAAGCGACGAAAAGAAGGTTTCGAGCTCCGCTTCAGCCTCCTCACTCTCTGGGCCGTAGATGTGCGCAGATATGTCAAACCCGTCCCAATAAGGGAAGACGAAGAGCCGATCTTTAGATTGCTCGACTATTTTGCGGAGCCTTATGAAGAGATCAGAGGCGTTTACATAGGTCTCTATTTCTGCCTCTGAGCCGAGCATGGTTGTGAAGGGGCTTTCGCGGTAAAGCCTTCTTGTCATTATGATGGGGCGAGCTGCGCTTCGCTTCACTTTTGTGTGTACACTTTCTGCATTTAGGAAGGATGAAGGGTCTAGACCGGCTTGCAGCAGACTAGTGCTTTCAGGAGCGGCTGAGGGGGCGAAGTTTGTTAAGCTTAGAACTACACCTATCTCCTTCAGATGCATCGTGTACCCTATTATACCGTGCTCTATTGGTGTTAGCCCAGTATTTAGGGTGGTTAATGCGGTTGTTGTGGTGGAGGGGAATGTTGAGGTTAGCGGTATGAGCAGTGGGTTGAAACTCTTTAGATATTTGGCAACGAATCCTTTAGCTTGATAATAAGATAAACCGTCTATGAGCAGGAGTATGAGATTCTCAACACCATCCAAACATTCGTCTAGAGACGCTTCAGGAATAGGCATGTGCCTTAAAGATTTGTAGCCAAAGCATCTAAGCACGTTTGAGACGAGGTTTGCCAGACTGTACCCTTCA is a window of Nitrososphaerota archaeon DNA encoding:
- a CDS encoding alkaline phosphatase family protein, which codes for MPTSEEIERRLLERRLNEWMIKPDYEGYSLANLVSNVLRCFGYKSLRHMPIPEASLDECLDGVENLILLLIDGLSYYQAKGFVAKYLKSFNPLLIPLTSTFPSTTTTALTTLNTGLTPIEHGIIGYTMHLKEIGVVLSLTNFAPSAAPESTSLLQAGLDPSSFLNAESVHTKVKRSAARPIIMTRRLYRESPFTTMLGSEAEIETYVNASDLFIRLRKIVEQSKDRLFVFPYWDGFDISAHIYGPESEEAEAELETFFSSLKSNLIDKMCPSAAKKTAMLALSDHGQVTLAADEVLMVSDHPTLLNALHIPPTGDSRAACLYIKPDMREEIFRYVEQHLANLFVIYDVRTLINEGIFGLGEAKPNLFDRTGDLILLPKRSGAVAYNYRPKSRGFELKGGHGGLHPREVIVPLFCLNLGKVG